A stretch of the Neptunomonas phycophila genome encodes the following:
- a CDS encoding DUF2207 domain-containing protein, with protein MQRFIKFPLYTLFIFFVSGWLTFAFAQERILDYQTDVTVLEDGTLLVTETIQVQAQGQQIKRGIYRDIPTTYDNADGSRHHVDFILTDVTRDGQPENFHTKAQANGTRIYIGSQNVILPTARYTYQIRYQMKRMIQFGDNTDELFFNVIGTGFVFPIDRAKARIQLPENAIISDSIAYTGRQGSREHNANLTPVNNHTIEVESSQPLSPYEGISLAVAWNKGVISEPTLADKLRWAWKDGMLILIAIAGFAATGLYLYFAWSKVGRDPSKDTIIARFTPPKDLSPAACQLILDRKYRPRGMAAALTNMVAKEYLSIEQGSKRVFTLTRIKESADLSPGEAILAARLFPSLNSKLTLNRTYNPSLKSATTAFKAKLNNEYGRTNFSTNRQYAIFGAFIAFVPLLAMILLSNNIEAVASSIFTIVATFILGQSVRKAVTQRSRPLILNILTNGVPVLFIIVMLNSFQQFGFFESAAAVAMITYSFCTTALLGLFTWLLEAPTVAGQKLVEQIEGFKLYLSVAEKDRLNFQHPPEMTLGLFEEYLPYAIALGVENEWGMAFESTLSNTELTTASASRSRFGGSRRALAMSTVMASQLESTIASASTPPSSSSSSSSGFSSSGSSGGGGGGGGGGGW; from the coding sequence GTGCAACGCTTTATCAAGTTTCCACTGTATACATTATTTATATTTTTTGTTTCCGGCTGGCTGACGTTTGCCTTCGCTCAGGAACGAATCTTAGACTATCAAACAGATGTGACCGTTCTAGAAGACGGCACCCTACTAGTCACAGAAACGATTCAAGTCCAAGCGCAGGGCCAGCAAATTAAGCGTGGTATCTATCGGGATATTCCTACCACTTACGATAATGCAGATGGCTCAAGGCACCATGTAGACTTTATACTCACCGACGTCACACGTGATGGCCAACCGGAAAACTTCCATACTAAGGCACAGGCTAATGGCACCCGTATTTATATAGGTAGCCAGAATGTCATACTTCCCACGGCACGCTATACCTACCAAATACGCTACCAAATGAAGCGGATGATCCAATTTGGCGATAACACCGATGAACTGTTTTTCAATGTCATTGGTACCGGCTTTGTATTCCCTATTGATCGTGCCAAAGCTCGTATCCAGTTACCGGAAAATGCCATCATCTCTGATTCAATAGCCTATACGGGGCGTCAAGGTAGCCGCGAGCACAACGCTAATTTAACCCCTGTAAATAATCATACAATCGAAGTGGAAAGCTCTCAGCCGCTTTCACCCTACGAAGGTATATCGCTTGCGGTTGCTTGGAATAAAGGCGTTATTTCCGAGCCGACATTAGCCGATAAACTACGCTGGGCCTGGAAGGATGGCATGCTGATTCTCATTGCCATAGCCGGCTTTGCAGCGACCGGTCTGTATTTGTATTTTGCGTGGAGCAAAGTTGGCAGAGATCCCAGTAAAGACACTATCATTGCGCGTTTTACACCGCCAAAAGATCTTTCACCCGCGGCCTGCCAATTAATTTTGGATAGAAAATACAGACCACGGGGCATGGCCGCCGCATTAACAAACATGGTGGCAAAAGAGTATTTATCTATAGAACAAGGTAGCAAACGCGTTTTTACCCTGACACGCATAAAGGAGTCTGCAGACTTAAGTCCCGGCGAAGCTATTTTAGCCGCTCGGCTCTTTCCAAGCCTCAATAGCAAACTCACACTAAACCGCACTTATAATCCTTCACTAAAATCAGCCACTACGGCTTTTAAAGCTAAGCTCAATAACGAGTACGGGCGCACAAATTTTTCTACCAATCGACAATACGCCATCTTTGGGGCATTTATCGCGTTCGTGCCTTTATTAGCCATGATATTACTCAGTAATAACATTGAGGCAGTTGCTAGCAGCATATTTACTATTGTAGCCACCTTTATACTGGGCCAATCTGTACGTAAAGCCGTCACTCAGCGCTCACGACCTTTGATACTCAATATACTAACCAACGGCGTACCTGTTCTCTTTATAATCGTGATGCTCAATAGCTTTCAACAATTCGGATTCTTTGAAAGCGCTGCTGCAGTCGCAATGATCACTTATAGTTTTTGCACGACCGCGTTATTGGGTCTATTTACATGGTTATTAGAAGCTCCCACGGTAGCCGGCCAAAAGCTAGTCGAGCAAATTGAAGGGTTTAAGCTATATTTATCCGTTGCCGAAAAAGATAGGCTTAACTTTCAACATCCTCCAGAAATGACGCTAGGACTGTTTGAAGAATACCTGCCTTATGCAATAGCGTTAGGTGTTGAAAATGAGTGGGGAATGGCTTTTGAAAGTACACTTAGCAATACTGAGCTAACCACAGCTTCTGCAAGCCGCTCTCGTTTTGGCGGAAGCCGTCGTGCGTTGGCGATGTCCACGGTGATGGCTTCGCAGTTAGAAAGCACCATCGCTTCTGCATCAACACCACCAAGTTCTAGTTCTAGCTCAAGCAGCGGCTTTAGCAGCAGCGGTTCTTCTGGCGGCGGTGGAGGCGGCGGTGGTGGCGGTGGCTGGTAG
- a CDS encoding LemA family protein gives MITFSIIVGLIIAIALYIISLYNKLVDKRARAEEAWSGIEVQLKRRHNLIPNLVETVKGYAKHEQETLENVINARNSAVQIGTGSPEAAAQAESQLTGALRQLFALAEAYPDLKANTNFLDLQEQLQELEDHIQMARRFYNGSARDLNILVDSFPSNLVAQKFNFEKRSYFELDPAEAEAVRQVPNVSF, from the coding sequence GTGATTACATTTTCAATTATCGTGGGGCTGATCATCGCAATCGCCCTATATATTATCAGCCTTTACAATAAACTCGTTGATAAGCGCGCACGCGCAGAAGAAGCATGGAGCGGCATTGAAGTTCAACTCAAACGTCGGCACAACCTTATTCCCAACCTAGTAGAAACAGTAAAAGGTTACGCCAAGCACGAGCAAGAAACACTCGAAAACGTAATCAATGCGCGTAACTCTGCTGTCCAAATAGGCACAGGAAGCCCAGAAGCGGCAGCACAAGCCGAATCTCAATTGACCGGTGCCCTGCGTCAATTATTTGCCTTAGCCGAAGCCTACCCTGACCTCAAGGCCAATACCAACTTCCTTGATTTACAAGAGCAACTGCAAGAACTAGAAGATCATATACAAATGGCGCGCCGCTTCTACAACGGATCAGCACGTGATTTAAACATTTTAGTTGATAGTTTCCCGTCTAATTTAGTGGCACAGAAATTTAACTTTGAAAAGCGTAGCTATTTTGAGCTAGACCCAGCGGAAGCCGAAGCGGTGCGTCAAGTGCCAAATGTTAGCTTTTAA
- a CDS encoding glycerophosphodiester phosphodiesterase family protein translates to MVRLPPVIGHRGLSALAPENTFAAIHAAYSHGISWVEIDLSLLGDGTAVIFHDDTLERCTQHQGHLVDINREDLAWLDAGSWFSHEFAAEPIPTLAEMLSLLSTYHMGLNLELKAQPHVSHATIVRCAYSHIKKYWKSSQPIVISSFDHDILLAYRKADPDALLAMLYEDLQPDWQSVAHRIQPLSLHCHYSKLTQDSITAIKSKGYQIAAYTCNNLNEAIQLWQSGIDTLFSDQAHLFTQYLNNKAE, encoded by the coding sequence ATGGTTAGACTACCGCCCGTAATTGGACACCGTGGTTTATCAGCTCTGGCTCCAGAAAACACCTTTGCAGCTATTCACGCCGCATATTCCCATGGCATTAGCTGGGTAGAAATAGACCTTAGCTTACTGGGCGATGGCACTGCAGTTATATTTCACGACGACACCCTAGAACGCTGCACGCAACACCAAGGTCATTTAGTAGATATCAACCGAGAAGACCTCGCCTGGCTAGATGCAGGAAGCTGGTTTTCGCATGAGTTTGCTGCTGAGCCAATCCCCACCCTGGCTGAAATGCTAAGCCTATTATCTACTTACCACATGGGGCTTAACCTAGAACTTAAAGCTCAGCCCCATGTAAGCCATGCTACTATTGTGCGTTGCGCGTATAGCCACATAAAGAAATATTGGAAAAGTAGCCAACCCATCGTCATAAGCAGCTTTGACCACGACATATTACTGGCCTACCGAAAAGCCGACCCTGACGCACTGCTAGCTATGTTATATGAGGATTTACAACCAGACTGGCAAAGCGTCGCCCACCGTATCCAGCCATTGAGCCTTCACTGCCATTACTCGAAATTAACGCAAGACTCAATTACCGCGATCAAGTCGAAAGGCTACCAAATCGCTGCGTATACTTGTAATAACCTGAACGAAGCCATTCAACTATGGCAATCAGGAATTGATACCCTCTTTAGCGACCAAGCCCATCTGTTCACCCAATACCTAAACAATAAGGCAGAATAA
- the dusA gene encoding tRNA dihydrouridine(20/20a) synthase DusA, whose protein sequence is MMAWTDRHCRMFHRTMTNQSVLYTEMVTTGALIYGDRDRYLSYNDGEHPVALQLGGSNPKELAECAKMAEDYGYDEVNLNVGCPSDRVQNNMIGACLMAHPTIVRDCLGEMQQAVGIPITVKHRLGIDDLDSDEHLHGFISTVKESGCKTFIIHARKAILDGLSPKDNRDIPPLQYERAYAIKQLNPELEVILNGGIKTLETSLEHLKYIDGVMVGREAYHNPYMLIDVDTVIYGNAPKDVLTRAQVLEAYFPYIEQQLSNGVALNHILRHLLGLFHGERGGKQFRRVISENAHKPGAGIDVLQLALEKLT, encoded by the coding sequence ATGATGGCGTGGACTGATCGCCATTGCCGTATGTTTCACCGAACCATGACTAACCAATCTGTACTGTATACCGAAATGGTAACGACAGGTGCATTAATTTATGGGGATCGTGATCGCTACCTTAGCTATAACGATGGAGAGCACCCTGTTGCTTTGCAGCTAGGAGGAAGCAACCCTAAAGAATTAGCAGAATGCGCTAAAATGGCAGAGGATTATGGTTACGATGAAGTCAACCTAAATGTCGGCTGCCCGAGTGACCGGGTCCAGAACAACATGATTGGTGCATGCCTTATGGCTCACCCGACCATCGTACGAGATTGTCTTGGCGAAATGCAGCAAGCTGTAGGCATTCCGATCACCGTCAAACACCGCTTAGGTATTGATGATCTTGATAGCGACGAGCACTTACATGGGTTTATTTCAACAGTAAAAGAATCTGGCTGCAAAACCTTTATTATTCATGCTCGCAAAGCCATTCTCGATGGCCTTAGCCCCAAAGATAATCGCGATATTCCACCGTTACAATATGAGCGTGCTTATGCAATTAAACAGCTCAATCCAGAGTTAGAGGTTATTCTGAACGGGGGAATCAAAACACTAGAGACGAGTCTTGAACATCTTAAATATATTGATGGTGTAATGGTTGGTCGCGAGGCCTACCACAACCCGTACATGCTAATTGATGTTGATACTGTTATTTACGGTAACGCTCCCAAAGACGTGCTCACACGAGCACAAGTACTGGAAGCTTACTTCCCTTACATTGAGCAGCAGTTAAGTAATGGCGTGGCACTGAATCATATATTAAGGCACTTACTCGGGCTATTTCATGGCGAACGAGGCGGTAAACAATTCCGTCGAGTTATTAGTGAAAATGCTCACAAGCCAGGCGCCGGCATCGATGTCTTACAGCTCGCTCTAGAAAAGCTCACCTAA
- a CDS encoding STAS domain-containing protein, with the protein MKEQNEGAIFYAMRDSHYVIKFIGEIRLTLCGALDRHLERVLSSGECQHVLVDLTESDFLDSTTLGLIAKIAIRAKEQKLADPVLVSVNADVTRTLLNMGFDRIFVILDSLPETVTELKQVPMVQESLEATQQRIINAHKVLMSLNETNYQAFCNLVSTLEEK; encoded by the coding sequence ATGAAAGAGCAAAACGAAGGGGCTATTTTTTATGCAATGCGTGATAGCCACTATGTAATAAAGTTTATTGGTGAAATTCGTCTAACCTTGTGCGGTGCATTAGATCGCCATCTTGAGCGTGTGCTCTCTTCTGGGGAGTGTCAGCATGTATTGGTTGATTTAACAGAGTCTGACTTTTTAGACAGTACTACACTGGGTTTGATTGCCAAGATAGCCATTCGCGCAAAAGAACAGAAATTAGCCGATCCGGTGTTGGTATCTGTTAATGCCGATGTAACACGAACATTACTCAACATGGGTTTTGATCGAATTTTCGTTATCCTAGATTCGCTACCAGAGACCGTAACCGAATTGAAACAAGTGCCTATGGTGCAGGAGTCACTAGAGGCAACTCAGCAGCGCATAATCAACGCGCACAAAGTATTAATGTCTTTAAATGAAACTAATTACCAAGCGTTTTGTAATTTAGTATCTACTCTCGAAGAAAAATAG
- a CDS encoding PP2C family protein-serine/threonine phosphatase translates to MSSDVSGLIQIVNFSGSSQAWLQSVLACYGKSTIVGAFEELTILPTVRLNIVFIADLSDIERFETRHMLYSDHNSQGDVLADSPFCYETLAILATEDAALILKSLRSGIDDVFIMSQLETDVAPFTLRALQALRRCHLISEGHEYRESLEATLKELQDDQQAAYQLQKRILPETHQSIDGFQYDYALLPSLVASGDFVDIIPIDDHRTLFYVADVSGHGTSSALITVLLKNLTFRLLRNHRRDSSHDILSPLSTVQRMNIDLCALELDKHLTIFCGLIDSQSNRLTYTVGGHHPMPILKTKSSTRFLEGKGMPVGLLPSAHFEEYSITIDDVFSLTIMSDGVLELLPEGTIEKKESDILNWVKAHYLTLDAFSEFVFEETDIENGLPDDITIMSVSRV, encoded by the coding sequence ATGTCGAGTGATGTAAGCGGGTTGATACAAATAGTTAATTTTTCAGGTAGCTCGCAAGCCTGGCTGCAGTCCGTTTTAGCGTGTTACGGAAAGTCCACGATAGTGGGGGCTTTTGAAGAACTGACTATTTTGCCTACTGTTCGCTTGAATATTGTGTTTATAGCAGATCTTTCTGATATTGAACGATTTGAAACCAGACACATGCTGTACTCTGATCATAATAGTCAGGGTGATGTGTTGGCTGATAGCCCTTTTTGTTACGAAACCTTAGCTATTCTTGCTACAGAAGATGCCGCATTGATACTCAAATCACTTAGGTCTGGCATTGATGATGTATTTATTATGTCTCAGCTAGAAACTGATGTGGCGCCATTTACTTTACGGGCTTTACAGGCGCTGCGGCGCTGTCATTTGATAAGTGAGGGACACGAGTATCGGGAAAGTTTAGAAGCAACGTTAAAAGAGCTGCAAGACGACCAGCAAGCCGCTTATCAATTACAAAAGCGTATTTTACCCGAGACCCATCAAAGTATTGATGGTTTCCAATATGATTATGCATTGTTGCCTTCGCTGGTTGCCAGTGGTGATTTTGTAGATATTATCCCTATTGATGATCATCGAACGCTCTTCTATGTTGCCGATGTATCAGGGCATGGCACATCATCAGCGCTGATAACAGTCTTACTTAAAAACCTCACTTTTAGATTACTAAGAAATCATCGTCGGGATTCAAGCCACGATATACTTTCGCCCTTGAGTACTGTTCAGCGTATGAACATTGATTTATGTGCGTTAGAATTAGATAAACATTTAACAATTTTTTGTGGCCTTATTGATTCTCAATCTAACCGCTTAACCTATACCGTAGGCGGCCATCACCCTATGCCCATTCTTAAGACAAAATCTAGTACGCGTTTTTTAGAGGGTAAAGGAATGCCAGTGGGCTTGTTGCCCAGCGCTCATTTTGAAGAGTACTCAATTACCATCGATGATGTTTTTTCATTAACTATCATGTCCGATGGTGTTTTAGAATTGCTTCCTGAAGGTACAATAGAAAAGAAAGAGTCGGATATCCTTAATTGGGTAAAAGCTCATTACCTAACATTGGATGCTTTTAGTGAATTTGTATTTGAAGAAACAGACATTGAAAATGGTTTGCCAGATGATATTACCATCATGTCTGTATCGAGAGTGTAG
- a CDS encoding MlaA family lipoprotein has protein sequence MSLFTKSLSKTSFLTLCLGSSIGLYSSAAVSEVESDPWEGVNRITYGFNKGVDLVVLRPLAKGYEFVTPDPVEKGVHNFFSNLSDVGSLVNNLLQLKGDASAHDFARIMLNTTFGLGGILDVATPMGSPKSGEDFGQTLGYWGVGSGPYLVLPFLGPSSVRDGFAKIPDSYTNVWGQAVDHVPTRNTGYGLEVLDARVGLFPLEKLISGDEYSFVRDAYLQRREFSVRDGRMDTGFDASDF, from the coding sequence ATGTCTTTGTTCACTAAGTCGCTGTCGAAAACATCTTTTCTAACACTGTGTCTTGGCTCGTCTATAGGCTTATACAGTAGTGCTGCTGTATCTGAAGTAGAATCAGACCCTTGGGAAGGTGTTAACCGTATTACCTACGGCTTTAACAAAGGAGTTGATTTGGTTGTTCTACGTCCTTTAGCTAAAGGTTATGAGTTTGTTACACCGGATCCTGTAGAGAAGGGCGTACATAACTTTTTTTCGAATCTGTCTGATGTTGGCTCGTTAGTTAATAACTTACTACAGCTTAAAGGCGATGCGTCTGCACATGATTTTGCGCGTATTATGTTGAATACGACGTTTGGTTTGGGTGGTATTCTCGATGTGGCAACGCCTATGGGTTCACCTAAGTCGGGTGAGGATTTTGGCCAAACGCTAGGTTACTGGGGAGTAGGCTCAGGACCTTACTTAGTTTTACCTTTTTTGGGGCCGTCTTCTGTTCGTGATGGTTTTGCTAAAATCCCTGACAGCTACACGAATGTATGGGGGCAAGCGGTGGATCATGTACCTACGCGCAATACGGGCTATGGTTTAGAAGTCTTGGATGCGCGGGTGGGATTGTTTCCTTTAGAGAAACTGATCAGCGGCGATGAATATAGTTTTGTTCGCGACGCCTATTTGCAACGCCGCGAATTTTCGGTGCGTGATGGTCGTATGGATACAGGCTTTGACGCAAGCGATTTTTAA
- a CDS encoding porin: MKKSLIALAVAGALTAPMVAQADATLYGKLEAVLQAKEDNDVNLFMDDVIFGLKGSADTSVEGLTAIYKMEVELNEAAGPEAVDSEAASITTRYAYVGATGAFGTVLAGRVANPTDVVEGYGDVSNKAGALYFNPDRLGSTLAYLSPSFSGFDFYVAGIMDGAVSGAGTNGDDVDGYTLGANYMAGPLSLSVGYWEMEGTYVNGYGAGTDGDLTNILVGGSYAFGPLTLGLAYENKEDDSDEYELYGVSATYSAGAATPYIQYSQADEGSADADEWALGLNYALGKKASVGVEYSTVDADTDFASADEGDQFNVSYTVKF, encoded by the coding sequence ATGAAAAAGTCACTGATCGCTCTAGCTGTCGCTGGTGCTTTGACTGCTCCAATGGTTGCTCAAGCTGACGCTACACTTTACGGTAAGCTAGAAGCAGTTTTGCAAGCTAAAGAAGACAATGACGTTAATCTGTTCATGGATGACGTTATCTTCGGTTTGAAAGGTTCGGCTGACACTTCTGTAGAAGGCTTAACAGCTATCTACAAAATGGAAGTTGAATTGAACGAAGCAGCTGGTCCAGAAGCTGTTGATTCTGAAGCTGCTTCAATCACTACTCGTTACGCTTACGTTGGTGCTACTGGTGCTTTCGGTACAGTACTGGCTGGTCGTGTTGCTAACCCAACTGACGTTGTTGAAGGTTACGGCGATGTATCTAACAAAGCTGGTGCATTGTACTTCAACCCAGACCGTCTAGGTTCTACACTTGCTTACTTGTCTCCTAGCTTCTCTGGCTTTGATTTCTACGTAGCTGGTATTATGGACGGCGCTGTATCTGGTGCTGGTACTAATGGCGACGACGTTGATGGTTACACTTTAGGTGCTAACTACATGGCTGGTCCTTTAAGCCTGTCTGTTGGTTACTGGGAAATGGAAGGCACATACGTAAACGGTTACGGTGCAGGTACTGATGGCGACCTAACTAACATCTTAGTAGGTGGTTCTTACGCTTTCGGTCCTTTGACTCTTGGCCTAGCTTACGAAAACAAAGAAGACGATTCTGACGAATACGAGTTGTACGGTGTTTCTGCTACATACTCTGCTGGCGCTGCTACTCCTTACATCCAGTACTCACAAGCTGATGAAGGTTCAGCTGATGCTGATGAGTGGGCTCTTGGTCTAAACTATGCTCTAGGCAAAAAAGCATCTGTAGGTGTTGAATACTCTACAGTTGACGCTGACACTGATTTCGCTAGCGCAGACGAAGGCGACCAGTTCAACGTATCTTACACAGTTAAGTTCTAA